From a region of the Mucilaginibacter auburnensis genome:
- a CDS encoding ExbD/TolR family protein produces the protein MAELNTSDNGKKRGHNTRKPLRVDLTAMVDLAFLLITFFILTTTLKEPKMMNVAMPVDAEPGGVAASRTLSVVLGRGDKAAWYMGEIDKPVISPSVIGLDKGNLRKILLEQSARIKREQKKEMIVLIKPSDQSVYDNLVQVMDELNITQNSIRAVVDISADDVAMLKKDKIYN, from the coding sequence ATGGCAGAGCTAAATACCTCCGACAACGGCAAAAAACGCGGCCACAACACCAGAAAACCATTACGTGTTGATCTAACCGCTATGGTAGATCTGGCTTTTTTGCTCATCACATTTTTTATTTTAACCACCACCCTTAAAGAGCCTAAGATGATGAACGTGGCTATGCCTGTGGATGCTGAGCCCGGTGGCGTTGCCGCCAGTAGAACGCTATCTGTAGTGTTAGGCAGGGGGGATAAAGCAGCCTGGTACATGGGCGAGATTGATAAGCCGGTTATATCGCCCTCGGTAATAGGGCTTGATAAAGGTAACCTGCGTAAAATATTGCTTGAACAAAGCGCGCGTATAAAACGCGAACAAAAAAAGGAAATGATAGTGTTGATAAAACCCAGCGACCAATCTGTTTATGATAACCTGGTACAGGTAATGGACGAGTTGAACATTACACAAAACAGCATACGTGCCGTTGTTGATATAAGTGCTGATGATGTTGCTATGTTGAAAAAAGATAAAATATATAACTAA
- a CDS encoding pyridoxamine 5'-phosphate oxidase family protein encodes MLGELNEQQINDLLRKQVTGRIACHAKGVTYIVPVNYVYDGEYIYSHSSEGKKIAMMRHNPEVCFEVDEIESIFRWQSVIAWGTFEEVKNMDEKQRIMQSIIHRIMPLSVNPDNHPSHGITENDSDVGTSVELIVYRIALSKKTGRFENS; translated from the coding sequence ATGTTAGGCGAATTAAATGAACAACAGATAAATGACCTGCTGAGGAAACAGGTAACCGGCAGAATAGCCTGCCATGCCAAAGGCGTTACTTATATAGTGCCTGTAAACTATGTTTATGACGGCGAATACATATATAGCCATTCATCTGAGGGGAAAAAAATTGCAATGATGCGGCACAATCCTGAAGTGTGTTTTGAAGTGGATGAGATAGAAAGCATCTTTAGGTGGCAAAGCGTTATAGCCTGGGGCACCTTTGAGGAAGTGAAAAATATGGATGAGAAGCAACGCATTATGCAATCTATCATTCACCGCATTATGCCACTGTCAGTAAACCCAGACAACCATCCGTCGCATGGCATAACCGAGAACGACAGCGATGTAGGCACCAGTGTAGAACTGATAGTATACCGCATAGCCCTCAGCAAAAAGACCGGAAGATTTGAAAACAGCTAA
- a CDS encoding LOG family protein codes for MKEAEIVFLDGPNSRWKEFKFTLQTMKQFISGFRALHFVGPCVTVFGSARFGEDHPYYEQTRKLSGAIARLGFTILTGGGPGLMEAANRGAKDVGGRSVGCNIVLPKEQKPNPYLDKWINMKHFFVRKVLLVKYSYAFVAMPGGYGTLDEYFEALTLIQTHKIKDFPVIIFGREYHKELVDHIERMKAEKTIDPLDDRLFLVTDDIEEAVNLIREKAIKKFDLRPKQPAKPFMFLFERK; via the coding sequence ATGAAAGAGGCAGAAATTGTTTTTTTGGATGGTCCAAACTCGCGTTGGAAAGAGTTTAAATTCACGCTCCAAACCATGAAACAGTTTATAAGTGGTTTCAGGGCGCTGCACTTTGTTGGGCCATGTGTTACGGTTTTTGGTTCTGCCCGCTTTGGAGAGGACCATCCTTACTATGAGCAAACGCGCAAACTTTCCGGCGCTATTGCCCGACTGGGTTTTACCATATTAACCGGTGGAGGCCCTGGTTTAATGGAAGCCGCTAACCGCGGCGCTAAGGATGTGGGCGGCCGCTCGGTAGGCTGTAATATTGTTTTGCCAAAAGAGCAAAAGCCCAACCCCTACCTGGACAAATGGATCAACATGAAGCATTTTTTTGTGCGGAAGGTTTTGCTGGTAAAGTATTCGTACGCTTTTGTGGCAATGCCCGGCGGCTATGGTACGCTTGATGAATATTTTGAGGCTTTAACACTTATACAAACCCATAAGATCAAGGATTTTCCGGTGATCATATTCGGCAGAGAATATCATAAAGAACTGGTTGATCATATTGAGCGGATGAAGGCGGAAAAAACCATTGACCCGCTTGACGATCGCCTGTTTCTGGTTACTGATGATATAGAAGAAGCGGTAAACCTTATCCGTGAAAAAGCCATTAAAAAGTTTGACCTCCGGCCTAAGCAACCTGCCAAGCCCTTTATGTTTTTATTTGAACGCAAATAG
- a CDS encoding PAS domain-containing sensor histidine kinase, with amino-acid sequence MESAALLKAIIENAIDGIITIDDRGRIESINPSACKLFQYDPEEVIGRNVNCLMPPPDKELHDEYIERYQRTGKAHIIGIGREVKGLKKDGSVFPFRLGVSEVQYSGRKIYTGFIHDLTREKEAEEKLKDHASRLEEQVAERTQSLRNTVAELELAKEEVSLSLEKEKELGLLKSRFVSMASHEFRTPLSSIQLSAVLIEKYAQQQDQSNVHKHIGKIKNSVANLTSILNDFLSLERLEAGKVEPVFVPFDVMQFAEEITEEMQLIAKQNQNIVYQHTGTTSIVTLDQTLLRNCVINLIGNAIKYSGENTFIEFNSEITVDHLIIVVKDNGIGIPESDQKHLFEAFFRAHNTGNIPGTGLGLNIVTRYASLMQGKIEFKSKVNQGTSFTISFPITHENRIDN; translated from the coding sequence ATGGAAAGCGCCGCATTACTAAAAGCTATTATTGAAAACGCTATTGATGGTATAATTACTATTGATGACCGCGGTAGAATAGAATCTATCAACCCATCGGCATGCAAGCTTTTTCAATATGACCCTGAGGAAGTGATAGGTAGAAACGTTAACTGCCTGATGCCCCCGCCCGATAAGGAATTGCATGATGAATATATAGAACGCTACCAGCGTACAGGTAAAGCGCACATTATAGGTATTGGCAGGGAAGTAAAAGGCCTTAAAAAAGACGGCTCTGTTTTTCCGTTCAGGTTAGGGGTTAGTGAAGTACAATACTCCGGCCGTAAAATTTATACGGGCTTTATTCACGACCTTACAAGGGAGAAGGAAGCCGAGGAGAAACTCAAAGATCATGCATCCCGCCTGGAAGAACAGGTTGCCGAGCGCACACAATCACTGCGCAACACAGTGGCCGAACTTGAATTGGCCAAGGAAGAGGTGAGTCTTTCGTTAGAGAAAGAAAAAGAATTGGGACTCCTTAAAAGCCGGTTCGTTTCAATGGCTTCGCATGAGTTTCGCACGCCTTTAAGTTCTATTCAGCTATCGGCGGTATTGATAGAAAAATACGCCCAGCAGCAAGACCAAAGCAATGTACACAAGCATATAGGCAAAATAAAAAACTCAGTAGCTAACCTAACGTCTATCTTAAACGATTTCCTGTCGTTAGAACGATTGGAAGCCGGTAAGGTAGAACCTGTTTTTGTTCCGTTTGATGTAATGCAGTTTGCAGAGGAGATCACCGAAGAAATGCAACTCATTGCAAAGCAGAATCAAAATATAGTATATCAGCATACCGGAACAACAAGCATAGTAACGCTTGACCAAACCTTGTTGAGAAACTGTGTAATCAACCTGATAGGCAACGCTATTAAATACTCGGGCGAGAATACATTTATTGAGTTCAACTCAGAAATAACTGTTGACCATCTGATCATCGTTGTAAAAGACAACGGCATAGGCATCCCTGAAAGCGACCAGAAGCATCTATTCGAGGCGTTCTTTAGAGCACACAATACAGGCAACATCCCCGGTACCGGTCTGGGTTTAAATATTGTAACCCGCTACGCATCATTAATGCAGGGCAAAATAGAATTTAAAAGCAAGGTAAACCAGGGCACTTCATTTACCATTTCATTCCCGATAACGCATGAAAACCGTATTGATAATTGA